A genome region from Dromaius novaehollandiae isolate bDroNov1 chromosome 34, bDroNov1.hap1, whole genome shotgun sequence includes the following:
- the FBXO27 gene encoding F-box only protein 27 isoform X1, whose product MGQSASRERSRERSREPSGGGGSAGPCLLDLSAVPDEVLALILSWVPARALATRCRLVCRRWRAAVDGPTVWRLRLERAGPAACLEAARRGPPPPPTAWARLCVLQPLGRNLLRNPCGTEKFAHWQVQSGGDGWAIEENRHPLEGAPAQTCFVSSYNWCSKSQLIDLLAEGFWEELLDIHQPEIHISDWWGARADCGCKYSLHVRLLAADRRAVLATFEAQPEPVPQWNDQQYRQVSHVFRHYGPGVRYIHFCHRGKDTQFWAGHYGARVTHSAVVLRLGPPAAPLPPSAAH is encoded by the exons ATGGGGCAGTCAGCAagccgggagcggagccgggagcggagccgggagccgagcggcggcggcggcagcgccgggccctgCCTCCTCGACCTGTCCGCGGTGCCGGACGAGGTGCTGGCGCTGATCCTGAGCTGGGTGCCGGCGCGCGCCCTGGCCACCCGCTGCCGCCTGGTGTGCCGGCGCTGGCGGGCCGCCGTCGACGGGCCCACGGTGTGGCGGCTGCGGCTGGagcgggccggccccgccgcctgcctcgaggccgcccgccgcggccccccgccgccgcccaccgCCTGGGCCCGGCTCTGCGTGCTGCAACCGTTGGGTCGCAACCTCCTCCGCAACCCCTGTGGCACAG AGAAATTCGCCCACTGGCAGGTCCAGAGCGGCGGTGACGGCTGGGCGATAGAGGAGAACCGGCACCCGCTCGAGGGTGCCCCGGCCCAGACCTGCTTCGTCTCCTCCTACAA CTGGTGCAGTAAATCGCAGCTCATCGACCTGCTGGCTGAAGGATTCTGGGAGGAATTGCTTGACATCCACCAGCCCGAGATCCACATCTCCGACTG GTGGGGCGCCCGGGCGGACTGCGGCTGCAAGTACTCGCTGCACGTGCGGCTGCTGGCTGCCGACCGCCGCGCCGTCCTCGCCACCTTCGAGGCCCAGCCCGAGCCTGTGCCACAGTGGAACGACCAGCAGTACCGACAG GTCTCGCACGTCTTCCGCCACTACGGCCCCGGCGTCCGCTACATCCATTTCTGCCACCGGGGCAAGGACACGCAGTTCTGGGCCGGCCACTACGGCGCCCGCGTCACCCACTCGGCCGTGGTGCTGCGGCTGGGCCCCCctgcggccccgctgccgccctccGCCGCCCACTAG
- the FBXO27 gene encoding F-box only protein 27 isoform X2 — protein MGQSASRERSRERSREPSGGGGSAGPCLLDLSAVPDEVLALILSWVPARALATRCRLVCRRWRAAVDGPTVWRLRLERAGPAACLEAARRGPPPPPTAWARLCVLQPLGRNLLRNPCGTEKFAHWQVQSGGDGWAIEENRHPLEGAPAQTCFVSSYNWCSKSQLIDLLAEGFWEELLDIHQPEIHISDWWGARADCGCKYSLHVRLLAADRRAVLATFEAQPEPVPQWNDQQYRQAPPLAGAVGP, from the exons ATGGGGCAGTCAGCAagccgggagcggagccgggagcggagccgggagccgagcggcggcggcggcagcgccgggccctgCCTCCTCGACCTGTCCGCGGTGCCGGACGAGGTGCTGGCGCTGATCCTGAGCTGGGTGCCGGCGCGCGCCCTGGCCACCCGCTGCCGCCTGGTGTGCCGGCGCTGGCGGGCCGCCGTCGACGGGCCCACGGTGTGGCGGCTGCGGCTGGagcgggccggccccgccgcctgcctcgaggccgcccgccgcggccccccgccgccgcccaccgCCTGGGCCCGGCTCTGCGTGCTGCAACCGTTGGGTCGCAACCTCCTCCGCAACCCCTGTGGCACAG AGAAATTCGCCCACTGGCAGGTCCAGAGCGGCGGTGACGGCTGGGCGATAGAGGAGAACCGGCACCCGCTCGAGGGTGCCCCGGCCCAGACCTGCTTCGTCTCCTCCTACAA CTGGTGCAGTAAATCGCAGCTCATCGACCTGCTGGCTGAAGGATTCTGGGAGGAATTGCTTGACATCCACCAGCCCGAGATCCACATCTCCGACTG GTGGGGCGCCCGGGCGGACTGCGGCTGCAAGTACTCGCTGCACGTGCGGCTGCTGGCTGCCGACCGCCGCGCCGTCCTCGCCACCTTCGAGGCCCAGCCCGAGCCTGTGCCACAGTGGAACGACCAGCAGTACCGACAG GCCCCGCCGCTTGCCGGTGCTGTCGGCCCGTAA
- the MRPS12 gene encoding small ribosomal subunit protein uS12m produces MAGSALRRTVASLRGWGLGVLLPRGPAPPGLPEPPCPQPGHTMATLNQMHRQGRPKAPPPKPGATLGRPQLKGVVLRNLIRKPKKPNSANRKCVRVRLSGGREAVAFVPGEGHNLQEHHVVLVQGGRTQDLPGVKLTVVRGKYDCAHVQKKK; encoded by the exons ATGGCGGGCAGCGCTCTGCGGAGGACCGTGGCCTCGCTCCGGGGCTGGG gcCTCGGCGTGCTGCTGCCTCGCGGCCCCGCACCCCCGGGGCTGCCCGAGCCCCCCTGCCCGCAGCCTGGCCACACCATGGCCACCCTGAACCAGATGCACCGGCAGGGCCGACCCAAGGCTCCGCCACCCAAGCCGGGCGCCACCTTGGGCCGCCCGCAGCTCAAGGGCGTCGTGCTGCGCAACCTCATCCGCAAGCCCAAGAAGCCCAACTCGGCGAACCGCAAGTGCGTGCGGGTGCGCCTGAGCGGCGGGCGCGAGGCCGTCGCCTTCGTCCCCGGCGAGGGCCACAACCTGCAGGAGCACCACGTGGTGCTGGTGCAGGGCGGCCGCACCCAGGACCTGCCCGGCGTGAAGCTCACCGTCGTGCGCGGCAAGTACGATTGCGCCCACGTCCAGAAGAAGAAGTAG
- the SARS2 gene encoding serine--tRNA ligase, mitochondrial isoform X1, which produces MAAPRALAAARRAVAAAARGCRAAGTGAGTGTESGAGAGGGAGGGAGPAGRSRLYEHVREGIIGRPQLDLAALAARAEEAARDLEQRKGPLGPGDLRDVLDTWARLGEAEEAIARLEAEKEQVALRVKELLAAHAKESAEAHPLCRQLPEVAALRARGRRLRLRLRELLPAAAALERRLFLAALRLPNRSHPAAPLGDQSQARVLEVVGEKPEFDFKPKGHLELGEGLDIIRQRRLSAVSGHRSYYLRGAGALLQHALVHFALRKLLQKGFVAMTVPDLLRGAVFEGCGMQPDASPSPVYNIDPARFEDLCLAGTAEVGIAGYFMDHAVRLEDMPVRIVCSSTCYRTETDTGREPWGLYRVHQFTKVEMFGVTAAESGTESDALLAEFLALQKEMFSELGLHYRVLDMPTQELGLPAYRKFDIEAWMPGRGKFGEISSASNCTDFQSRRLNIMYSDGAGRLRHAHTVNGTACAVPRMLIALLECNQLPDGRVRVPPALQPLVGSAVLARPPAPLLRYVGPNQPGGPRDDAL; this is translated from the exons atggcggcgcccagggcgctggcggcggcgcggagggcggtggcggcggcggcgcgcgggtgccgcgcggcggggaccggAGCCGGGACCGGGACGGAGAGCGGAGCCggagcagggggcggggccgggggcggggcggggccggcggggcggagCCGGCTGTACGAGCACGTGCGCGAGGGCATCATCGGGCGGCCGCAGCTGGAcctggcggcgctggcggcgcgcGCCGAGGAGGCCGCGCGGGACCTGGAGCAGCGCAAGGGCCCGCTGGGGCCGGGCGACCTGCGTGACGTC ctggacacctgggcccgccTGGGGGAGGCGGAGGAGGCCATCGCCCGCCTGGAGGCCGAGAAGGAGCAGGTGGCCCTGCGCGTCAAGGAGCTGCTG GCAGCCCACGCCAAGGAGTCAGCGGAGGCG cacccgctgTGCCGGCAGCTGCCCGAGGTCGCGGCGttgcgggcgcggggccggcggctgcggctgcgccTGCGCGAGttgctgcccgccgccgccgccctcgagCGTCGCCTCTTCCTCGCCGCCCTGCGCCTGCCCAACCGGAGCCACCCGGCCGCG cccctcgGCGACCAGAGCCAGGCCCGCGTGCTGGAGGTGGTGGGAGAGAAGCCGG AGTTCGACTTCAAGCCCAAGGGGCACCTGGAGCTCGGCGAGGGGCTGGACATCATCCGCCAGCG GCGCCTCTCGGCCGTGTCCGGGCACCGCTCGTACtacctgcgcggggccggggcgctgctgcAGCACGCCCTCGTGCACTTCGCCCTCCGCAAGCTGCTGCAGAAG GGCTTCGTCGCCATGACCGTCCCCGACCTGCTGCGCGGCGCCGTGTTT gaAGGCTGCGGCATGCAGCCCGACGCCTCCCCCTCGCCCGTCTACAACATCGACCCGGCCCGGTTCGAAGACCTGTGCCTGGCCGGCACCGCCGAGGTGGGCATCGCAG gctacTTCATGGACCACGCCGTGCGCCTGGAGGACATGCCCGTCAG GATCGTCTGCTCCAGCACCTGCTACCGCACCGAGACGGACACGGGCCGCGAGCCCTGGGGGCTCTACCGCGTCCACCAGTTCACCAAG gTGGAGATGTTCGGCGTGACGGCGGCCGAGAGCGGGACCGAGAGCGACGCGCTGCTGGCCGAGTTCCTCGCCCTGCAGAAGGAGATGTTCTCCGAGCTGGGGCTGCACTACCG cGTCCTCGACATGCCCACGCAGGAGCTGGGGCTTCCCGCCTACCGCAAGTTCGACATCGAGGCCTGGATGCCCGGACGGGGCAAGTTCGGCGAG ATCTCCAGCGCCTCCAACTGCACCGACTTCCAGAGCCGCCGCCTGAACATCATGTACAGCgacggggccgggcggctgcggcacGCGCACACg GTGAACGGCACGGCCTGCGCCGTCCCCCGGATGCTCATCGCCCTGCTCGAGTGCAACCAGCTGCCG GACGGCCGCGTCCGcgtgcccccggccctgcagcccctggTGGGCAGCGCGGTGctggcccggccccccgccccgctgctgcgCTACGTGGGGCCCAACCAGCCCGGGGGCCCCCGCGACGACGCCCTCTGA
- the SARS2 gene encoding serine--tRNA ligase, mitochondrial isoform X2 gives MAAPRALAAARRAVAAAARGCRAAGTGAGTGTESGAGAGGGAGGGAGPAGRSRLYEHVREGIIGRPQLDLAALAARAEEAARDLEQRKGPLGPGDLRDVLDTWARLGEAEEAIARLEAEKEQVALRVKELLAAHAKESAEALPEVAALRARGRRLRLRLRELLPAAAALERRLFLAALRLPNRSHPAAPLGDQSQARVLEVVGEKPEFDFKPKGHLELGEGLDIIRQRRLSAVSGHRSYYLRGAGALLQHALVHFALRKLLQKGFVAMTVPDLLRGAVFEGCGMQPDASPSPVYNIDPARFEDLCLAGTAEVGIAGYFMDHAVRLEDMPVRIVCSSTCYRTETDTGREPWGLYRVHQFTKVEMFGVTAAESGTESDALLAEFLALQKEMFSELGLHYRVLDMPTQELGLPAYRKFDIEAWMPGRGKFGEISSASNCTDFQSRRLNIMYSDGAGRLRHAHTVNGTACAVPRMLIALLECNQLPDGRVRVPPALQPLVGSAVLARPPAPLLRYVGPNQPGGPRDDAL, from the exons atggcggcgcccagggcgctggcggcggcgcggagggcggtggcggcggcggcgcgcgggtgccgcgcggcggggaccggAGCCGGGACCGGGACGGAGAGCGGAGCCggagcagggggcggggccgggggcggggcggggccggcggggcggagCCGGCTGTACGAGCACGTGCGCGAGGGCATCATCGGGCGGCCGCAGCTGGAcctggcggcgctggcggcgcgcGCCGAGGAGGCCGCGCGGGACCTGGAGCAGCGCAAGGGCCCGCTGGGGCCGGGCGACCTGCGTGACGTC ctggacacctgggcccgccTGGGGGAGGCGGAGGAGGCCATCGCCCGCCTGGAGGCCGAGAAGGAGCAGGTGGCCCTGCGCGTCAAGGAGCTGCTG GCAGCCCACGCCAAGGAGTCAGCGGAGGCG CTGCCCGAGGTCGCGGCGttgcgggcgcggggccggcggctgcggctgcgccTGCGCGAGttgctgcccgccgccgccgccctcgagCGTCGCCTCTTCCTCGCCGCCCTGCGCCTGCCCAACCGGAGCCACCCGGCCGCG cccctcgGCGACCAGAGCCAGGCCCGCGTGCTGGAGGTGGTGGGAGAGAAGCCGG AGTTCGACTTCAAGCCCAAGGGGCACCTGGAGCTCGGCGAGGGGCTGGACATCATCCGCCAGCG GCGCCTCTCGGCCGTGTCCGGGCACCGCTCGTACtacctgcgcggggccggggcgctgctgcAGCACGCCCTCGTGCACTTCGCCCTCCGCAAGCTGCTGCAGAAG GGCTTCGTCGCCATGACCGTCCCCGACCTGCTGCGCGGCGCCGTGTTT gaAGGCTGCGGCATGCAGCCCGACGCCTCCCCCTCGCCCGTCTACAACATCGACCCGGCCCGGTTCGAAGACCTGTGCCTGGCCGGCACCGCCGAGGTGGGCATCGCAG gctacTTCATGGACCACGCCGTGCGCCTGGAGGACATGCCCGTCAG GATCGTCTGCTCCAGCACCTGCTACCGCACCGAGACGGACACGGGCCGCGAGCCCTGGGGGCTCTACCGCGTCCACCAGTTCACCAAG gTGGAGATGTTCGGCGTGACGGCGGCCGAGAGCGGGACCGAGAGCGACGCGCTGCTGGCCGAGTTCCTCGCCCTGCAGAAGGAGATGTTCTCCGAGCTGGGGCTGCACTACCG cGTCCTCGACATGCCCACGCAGGAGCTGGGGCTTCCCGCCTACCGCAAGTTCGACATCGAGGCCTGGATGCCCGGACGGGGCAAGTTCGGCGAG ATCTCCAGCGCCTCCAACTGCACCGACTTCCAGAGCCGCCGCCTGAACATCATGTACAGCgacggggccgggcggctgcggcacGCGCACACg GTGAACGGCACGGCCTGCGCCGTCCCCCGGATGCTCATCGCCCTGCTCGAGTGCAACCAGCTGCCG GACGGCCGCGTCCGcgtgcccccggccctgcagcccctggTGGGCAGCGCGGTGctggcccggccccccgccccgctgctgcgCTACGTGGGGCCCAACCAGCCCGGGGGCCCCCGCGACGACGCCCTCTGA
- the NFKBIB gene encoding NF-kappa-B inhibitor beta isoform X1, producing the protein MAAVEPAAPGEPKRPEGDDWCDSGLGSLGEGQLGPLPAASPGPASPGPERPDSALGHVTAAVGAVHLADPPEEPPSPAAVDAEAEAWLHHVLGFLTEDGDTALHLAVIHEHEAFLDSILQYAGGTEYLDLQNDLGQTALHIAVILGLAGFVRKLRAAGAGLCVQERGGHTPLHLACREGRRACAQGLLPARRPPEEEEEEEEDGEEARAQLDSLNYDGYTPLHVAVLRKDPAMVELLLAAGADLNKAEPSCGRSPLHLAVEAQSAEVVQLLLGAGADPAARAYGGHTPLSSARHRPCGRIPQLLRDAGAPEPPADSDDGSDSGSSDEEEYDDIVINSGLYTD; encoded by the exons ATGGCGGCCGTGgagccggcggcgcccggcgagcCCAAGCGGCCCGAGGGCGACGACTGGTGCGACAGCGGCCTGGGCTCGCTGGGCGAGGGGCAGCTggggccgctgcccgccgccagccccggccccgccagccccggccccgagcgCCCGGACTCGGCGCTGGGCCACGTCACGGCCGCCGTGGGCGCCGTGCACCTCGCCGACCCCCCCGAGGAGCCGCCGTCGCCCGCCGCCGTCGACGCCGAGGCCGAGGCCTGGCTCCACCACGTCCTCGGCTTCCTCACCGAGGACGGCGACAC TGCCCTGCACTTGGCCGTGATCCACGAGCACGAGGCCTTCCTGGACTCCATCCTGCAGTACGCCGGCGGCACCGAGTACCTCGACCTGCAGAACGACCTGGGGCAG acGGCCCTGCACATCGCCGTGATCCTGGGCCTGGCGGGCTTCGTGCGCAAGCtgcgggcggccggcgcggggctctGCGTGCAGGAGCGGGGCGGCCACACGCCGCTGCACCTGGCCTGCCGCGAGGGCCGCCGCGCCTGCGCCCAGGGCCTGCTGcccgcccggcggccccccgaggaggaggaggaggaggaggaggacggggaggAAGCACGCGCCCAGCTCGACAGCCTCAACTACGACG GTTACACGCCGCTGCACGTGGCCGTGCTGCGCAAGGACCCGGCCatggtggagctgctgctggctgccggcgCCGACCTCAACAAGGCG GAGCCCAGCTGCGGCCGCAGCCCGCTGCACTTGGCGGTGGAGgcgcagagcgcggaggtggtgcagctgctgctgggcgccGGGGCCGACCCGGCCGCCCGGGCCTACGGGGGCCACACGCCGCTCTCCAGCGCCCGGCACCGGCCCTGCGGCCGCATCCCCCAGCTGCTGCGCGACGCCggcgccccggagccgcccgccgACTCCGACGACGGCTCCGACAGCGGCTCCAGCGAC GAGGAGGAATACGACGACATCGTCATCAACAGCGGCCTCTACACGGACTGA
- the NFKBIB gene encoding NF-kappa-B inhibitor beta isoform X2, whose protein sequence is MAAVEPAAPGEPKRPEGDDWCDSGLGSLGEGQLGPLPAASPGPASPGPERPDSALGHVTAAVGAVHLADPPEEPPSPAAVDAEAEAWLHHVLGFLTEDGDTALHLAVIHEHEAFLDSILQYAGGTEYLDLQNDLGQTALHIAVILGLAGFVRKLRAAGAGLCVQERGGHTPLHLACREGRRACAQGLLPARRPPEEEEEEEEDGEEARAQLDSLNYDGYTPLHVAVLRKDPAMVELLLAAGADLNKAEPSCGRSPLHLAVEAQSAEVVQLLLGAGGVPKPGGGSQNPGGVSKPGGVAG, encoded by the exons ATGGCGGCCGTGgagccggcggcgcccggcgagcCCAAGCGGCCCGAGGGCGACGACTGGTGCGACAGCGGCCTGGGCTCGCTGGGCGAGGGGCAGCTggggccgctgcccgccgccagccccggccccgccagccccggccccgagcgCCCGGACTCGGCGCTGGGCCACGTCACGGCCGCCGTGGGCGCCGTGCACCTCGCCGACCCCCCCGAGGAGCCGCCGTCGCCCGCCGCCGTCGACGCCGAGGCCGAGGCCTGGCTCCACCACGTCCTCGGCTTCCTCACCGAGGACGGCGACAC TGCCCTGCACTTGGCCGTGATCCACGAGCACGAGGCCTTCCTGGACTCCATCCTGCAGTACGCCGGCGGCACCGAGTACCTCGACCTGCAGAACGACCTGGGGCAG acGGCCCTGCACATCGCCGTGATCCTGGGCCTGGCGGGCTTCGTGCGCAAGCtgcgggcggccggcgcggggctctGCGTGCAGGAGCGGGGCGGCCACACGCCGCTGCACCTGGCCTGCCGCGAGGGCCGCCGCGCCTGCGCCCAGGGCCTGCTGcccgcccggcggccccccgaggaggaggaggaggaggaggaggacggggaggAAGCACGCGCCCAGCTCGACAGCCTCAACTACGACG GTTACACGCCGCTGCACGTGGCCGTGCTGCGCAAGGACCCGGCCatggtggagctgctgctggctgccggcgCCGACCTCAACAAGGCG GAGCCCAGCTGCGGCCGCAGCCCGCTGCACTTGGCGGTGGAGgcgcagagcgcggaggtggtgcagctgctgctgggtgctgggggggtcccaaagCCCGGGGGGGGTTCCCAAAACCCAGGGGGGGTCTCAAAGCCCGGGGGGGTCGCAGGCTGA